One Aegilops tauschii subsp. strangulata cultivar AL8/78 chromosome 2, Aet v6.0, whole genome shotgun sequence genomic window, ATCTTTATATAATCTTGGAGTATGCTtttggtactaatattatgttctatgctcaatgaagagtttgtccatgggtaccctatcaatggtgctggattctgtcaagaccttaCATATCAGTACGTGGTGTTTTGATCTGAACATGGTTATCggcttgctgcgatgctttccatgactggagaatttgtatatagAGGTGATGATATGAAGCACATTGGTATACTTTACTAGAACTAACCATTCATCTGTACTATttttttagacattaactgttttagtcttcatgtctatttaggctaAAGGACATGGACAAAAaggtataaccaatcggtggcatAAGAAGCACCGGGATTTCCACAGTTCTCATGAAattcgtttgaggacaataacgctgcaaggatatgcatccaaccatgcaaacactagctttgtcacactcttcctgttgaatgcgagAGTACTATCGTCCATGAGGATTAATTTTTTGGCAGACACTTTCTCACGGATGGACATGTTGAACAACATAAAAgtaagtttcaggtggacaaaagggcttctgaacatgctcggcttctatttacaaaaATTTATTATCATGTACCAGTAGATTTTCTGGTCCAGGatattgattttatggatcagaccgatccatttcaCTGTGACTTGTCaaaactttggttgagttagTTGTTATTATCTTGTTCAATCTAGATtttgtgtaaacctgatgaacaattaatcatCGTGCTTTTGACCTTCTGCAAGCTAGGGTTAGATATtgctgcccttttcaactcggctttgACACATATTTTCTTTCATCCAAACTGGAGCTTCTatcaagaagcctcatggttccgagagcGAACTTGGTCACATCATCTGGTTGTGAAACGACACATGTTGTATCTTCCCGCCTTGATTTATTTTACCGAGGCAATATGAAATTGTGCTAAACGTATGAAATTATTCAGGATTCGTTTCGCCTTTTTATACATTGATTTTCCTAGTCATTTTTAACAAATAGCCAGCACGTTATTGTCGCAAACGGTCGTATTAGTCAAACCGTGGGCATTCAACTAAAAATTTACTACCGCgggcagctgtttgattagacgggacgactGTGAGCAGTCGTCCGTTCTCATCTACAAGCACCGCCGCCGAGGATCGCCGCCTGCTGCGAGATGGAGGACGAACCGGCCAAGAAGTGGGGGAGTgtcgagctagaaccgcaagagCCTCCGGCGAAcgtggacttcatcagcagcctccccgacgagaTGTTGGTAACCATCATATCCCACCTCCCCATCAAATATGGCGTGCGAACCATAGTCCTCTCGCGGTGGTGCCGCCTCCTGTGGTGCTGCACCCCCCAGGACCTCATCGTCGACCATGTGTTCTGCAGTGTGGAGCAGCAACGCCTGGACGCATTGTCCCACATCCTCGACACGTACCCTGGGCTGGTCAGACGCCACGCTATCGGCAGGCTCAATCCCCACAACAAGACCGATCACAGGTTGCACTACTGGTTCCTATCCCCAGCCCTAGATCGGCTCGAGGAGCTCAGCCTTCATGCTAGACGTCTTTGCTCACTGCCGCCGTCCGTgttccgcctcgcgcccacgctgcgcagCGCTACATTCAGGAGGTGCATTTTCCCCCCGGATCAAAGGCGCACGCGCTCTTCATCTCCCTAAACTTAAGCACCTCGAGCTCATTGCCGTTCGCATCTTGAAGGAGGATTTGGAGCACCTGCTCGTCAGCTGTACAACGCTCGAGTACCTTTGTCTTCATGTGATGGATTGGTTAAGTAGGCTCCACATCACCTCGATGAATGTCCGCGCGATTTATGTGCACAAATGGCGCCGCCCAAGGCTGTCAGTTGAGGTGTTTCAAGAAAttgtcattgagaatgcgcctttcctcgAGAGATTGTATGTACATGATAAATTAGGTCCAGCAAGAATGAGGGTCATTCACGCACCGAAATTGACAGTGTTGGGCTATTCATGTGCTGAATTCAACGAACTTGTTACTGGATCATTATCCGTTCAGGTACAATAGTCTTCTTCTTATCCTTCTTATATATTATCGGACAATACGTTTTATCTAATTGTTGTGAATCTATATGTTTGCCTGTCATctagaaaatgattcccacaagcttgacccggCCTCTGCACACAATGAAGATCTTGGCACTACAATCTATTGGTCCCGATCTGGATGAAGTTGTTAGATTCCTTAAGTGCTTTCCTTGCATGGAGAAGCTATACATCAAGGTGATGCTCCTATCCTGTTAATTGTTAACCACAATGGAGCTCAGTTTTTTGTTACTTTTACCCATGATTACAATGAGAAATGTAGAATCATTTCTAAAGGAAATTTGGAGGATTTCAATACTTTTTTGGAGATGCTAGTGTTGTACGCCTTTTATTCCTTCGCCCGACATGCTTTCGTGATAAAAGTTTATCATGAAAGATTGAAGGTGGCATTTCACTCTTTTCGTGTATTTTAGAAATCCTGCAAATCAAAGAGGTCCGAAGTGTTCAAATCTACAGCTATGCACTAATATGTTGTCTTCGTTTGCAGATACTAGCAGGCCCGAAAGTAGAAAATGTTGGGGAATACACCAATCCCATTGAATGCCTTGATCTTCATCTCACAGAAATTACCTTTAACGAGTATCGAGGCACCACACCAGAAATTaaattcgccaggttctttgttgagAAAGCAAGtttgctcaaggtaatgaggtttgccctataTTTACTGCGCAGAAGTGAATAGATTGCTGAAGAGCGCAGGCATCTACACTGAATGGAAAAGTCTCTGCACAAGCTTAATTTCAGTTTGTAACTTCATATGACAGATTATTCAGAAGTCACTATATCGAGCCGCTATATGACTTCTCGGTTGCTGATCCTTTCGCAGAAATAATGCATGAAAAAGATTCTCAAGAAGATGAATTTTATGTGTTTGAatagtttgaaccttgtaatctttgaatttgtaCCTTGCAAtattatggtatttgttatataacgtaattggatgtttaatttggttttGCAATCATGTCCTGTTATAAGTATGTATATGTTCTTCTTCTGTACACAGAGCATAGATGTTGTgcagacagagcatatcacatcgcacacggaccacactagggaacccgtcagCAATGAATTCATCAATTGCAAATGGTTATATACCAGTAAgagtttgcccacaacacacacgacttattccatcacaaacagctcggatggatcaactgtatgccaacATTTCTAATCTAATTCGCGCTTGATGTCTCCAACTTCCCTCGCACAGTTcatcttatttgccacgtatcaatGTGCCAGCCTCTGCTcacgtccctcggcaagctctgctcgccgttaggcgccgcagcacgctgtgctcgccgttaggcgccgtgACGCGCTCTGCTCGTGTTCGTCGGCGCGCTCTGCTCATGTCCGTTGGCGCGCTCGggttgtggacagcttttccttgtgTGTTCAAccgctatatgcatatatatggttgctcgccgttgaggcgaccgcggagcgctctgcccgcgtccctccgcgcgcgctctgccagcggttgggcctGCGCACGATCACATCGGGGttccatatgcatgcggttgtgCCACGCACGTCGCCACACGATGCAGTTCCGTGCGGCATGATGGAGTTACGCGCtacaaattagaactgccatccaGGCGTGCCGATATTCCAGGCCATCCGGCTTCCCCGTTAATTCCCGCCTCCATTATAAcattagtctcttcaacctttcgatcgcgccccaccacaCAACAAGCACGCCCACGATGACaaatagagaggggatgtctgtcggcgtcctgggaatgggggtacctagacttgcctgcctgcggcccagggcgtggctcctccagtggcctggtacggcccatcttcatcaacaaccactcaagacctgtcggattgcgggttccggcaaaacccttaaggttccaactctggggtgcgcacggaGATCTTTCCCTCCCCCTAACT contains:
- the LOC141040905 gene encoding uncharacterized protein; the protein is MEDEPAKKWGSVELEPQEPPANVDFISSLPDEMLVTIISHLPIKYGVRTIVLSRWCRLLWCCTPQDLIVDHVFCSVEQQRLDALSHILDTYPGLVRRHAIGRLNPHNKTDHRLHYWFLSPALDRLEELSLHARRLCSLPPSVFRLAPTLRSATFRRLHITSMNVRAIYVHKWRRPRLSVEVFQEIVIENAPFLERLYVHDKLGPARMRVIHAPKLTVLGYSCAEFNELVTGSLSVQILAGPKVENVGEYTNPIECLDLHLTEITFNEYRGTTPEIKFARFFVEKASLLKVMRLFRSHYIEPLYDFSVADPFAEIMHEKDSQEDEFYVFE